In one Candidatus Nomurabacteria bacterium genomic region, the following are encoded:
- a CDS encoding histidine phosphatase family protein, giving the protein MIALPLSFLRHIHVVRNSSDRQREQIKAINPIQFDDRLRERDFGELNDQPIQSYQEVWDADKAGSAHPDHGIESATMVLHRVMSLIHDELEKRYQGRTFSYSSLTVTHFISCKPVSSKNLLIFTKSFHHSKMVN; this is encoded by the coding sequence TTGATCGCTCTACCCTTATCCTTTCTTCGCCATATACACGTTGTTAGAAACAGCTCAGATCGTCAAAGAGAACAAATCAAGGCAATTAATCCGATACAATTTGACGATCGCTTACGCGAACGTGATTTTGGAGAGCTTAACGATCAACCAATACAATCCTATCAAGAAGTATGGGACGCTGATAAAGCGGGCTCGGCTCACCCTGATCACGGCATAGAAAGTGCCACCATGGTATTACACCGTGTTATGTCGCTCATCCATGATGAACTCGAAAAACGCTACCAAGGCCGTACTTTTTCATACTCGTCTCTCACGGTGACCCACTTCATATCTTGCAAGCCGGTATCCTCCAAAAACCTGCTCATCTTCACCAAGAGCTTCCACCACTCAAAAATGGTGAATTAA
- a CDS encoding DUF2779 domain-containing protein, with product MPRFDGFGAYEQIPFQYSLHILTADGELTHKEFIITEPAKDLTKPFIEQMKQDLDPKGTVISWYKSYESQRNQKLAELHPEYEDFFREINNKMFDLMEIFSKGYYVDPAFKGSASIKKVLPVIVPELSYAEMNISKGDQASERWEKMIAKDTTPAEKEKIKQDLLAYCKLDTLAMVKIYKVLKGL from the coding sequence ATCCCACGTTTTGATGGATTTGGCGCTTATGAACAAATCCCTTTTCAATACTCGCTCCATATTCTCACTGCAGACGGCGAATTGACCCATAAAGAGTTTATCATCACCGAACCAGCCAAAGACCTCACAAAGCCCTTTATCGAGCAAATGAAACAAGACCTAGATCCAAAAGGTACGGTAATCTCTTGGTATAAAAGCTACGAATCCCAACGCAATCAAAAACTCGCAGAACTCCACCCTGAATACGAAGATTTTTTTAGAGAGATAAATAACAAGATGTTTGATTTGATGGAAATCTTTAGCAAGGGTTATTACGTTGATCCTGCCTTCAAGGGCTCTGCTAGCATCAAAAAAGTCTTGCCGGTTATTGTACCTGAACTTTCTTATGCCGAAATGAATATTTCAAAAGGCGATCAAGCGAGCGAGCGTTGGGAAAAAATGATCGCAAAAGATACGACTCCGGCTGAAAAGGAGAAAATTAAACAAGATCTACTAGCTTACTGTAAGTTAGATACGTTAGCGATGGTGAAGATTTATAAGGTGTTGAAGGGGTTGTAG
- a CDS encoding PadR family transcriptional regulator: MDVANTKAQMRKGILEFCILLVISEGEAYASDILKELQAADLIVVEGTLYPLLSRLKNAGLLMYDWSESKNGPPRKYYSLTPQGRKFLDQLSETWTALDRSINTLMKKFN; the protein is encoded by the coding sequence ATTGATGTCGCAAATACGAAAGCTCAGATGCGTAAAGGTATTCTTGAGTTTTGTATCCTTTTGGTTATTTCAGAAGGAGAAGCGTATGCCAGCGACATTTTAAAAGAGCTGCAAGCAGCTGATCTCATCGTGGTTGAAGGAACTCTTTATCCGCTTTTGAGTCGATTAAAAAATGCCGGTCTTCTCATGTATGACTGGTCGGAGTCAAAAAACGGTCCTCCTCGTAAGTATTATTCGCTTACGCCTCAGGGTCGCAAGTTCTTAGATCAGCTCTCAGAAACATGGACTGCCTTAGATCGTTCTATTAATACCTTAATGAAAAAATTTAATTAA
- a CDS encoding PspC domain-containing protein produces the protein MKKTLSITIGGLVYNIEEDAFLSLDAYLEKLRSHFSSDENVDELIADIEASISEKFAEKLEKRTVIRLQDVEEVIAVMGKAEEIDEEATTESQKQGEQNEQKSEESTEKRLYRDVDDMVIAGVCSGIAAYYGVDVVFVRIAFIILAFVNGIGILLYLILWLAMAKAITPSQKLSMRGRPVNVNELQDAIKEKAKTMTNEGKEAVERIKSNDSLWKKIAAVPVAIIELVAKAGNALFRLIVPFVATIIGIVFTLSSFAALVGITIIAGVLLFNIQSPQIISDLPLQELAGNPAYYVGVVAGYFSTFIPVLVGIVAGISLLLRRNLFSILLGTVFAGIWIVAVTTWVICGVQLSPWLNDRIQAAQDMPQVTKNLELKDFDRVYAGSYGTFVIKEGPVFSVQLKGTQAAIDNAEATTVDGVLFIAQTPVKQRGICLFCHNQRVTGEITMPVLKQYKGSGIARADVEGFKGDLELLLTDAARFDGARLDLAKITLRLEDASRASLEGKALVLDAELTDAARLQADQLRVDVITINTKDAARAELWPLQSIAATSKAASRINLVNNPPTSTLINIGNSQITVPSITDIVDPSVE, from the coding sequence ATGAAAAAAACCCTTTCTATCACCATTGGTGGTCTCGTCTACAATATCGAAGAAGACGCTTTTTTGTCACTCGATGCTTATCTCGAAAAATTACGTTCACATTTTAGCAGCGACGAAAATGTTGATGAGTTAATTGCTGATATCGAAGCAAGTATCTCAGAAAAATTTGCTGAAAAATTAGAGAAGCGTACGGTTATTCGTTTGCAAGATGTTGAAGAAGTGATTGCTGTCATGGGCAAAGCAGAAGAGATTGACGAAGAGGCAACAACAGAATCGCAAAAACAAGGTGAGCAAAACGAACAAAAGTCAGAAGAATCTACAGAAAAGCGACTCTATCGTGATGTAGACGACATGGTCATCGCTGGCGTTTGTTCAGGTATTGCTGCCTATTACGGTGTTGATGTTGTTTTTGTACGAATCGCATTTATCATTTTAGCGTTTGTTAATGGTATCGGTATTTTGCTCTACCTTATTCTTTGGTTGGCGATGGCAAAGGCTATTACGCCTTCTCAAAAATTGTCTATGCGAGGCCGTCCTGTAAATGTAAATGAGTTGCAAGATGCAATTAAAGAAAAAGCAAAAACAATGACCAACGAAGGCAAAGAGGCGGTAGAACGAATCAAATCTAATGATTCATTATGGAAGAAAATCGCTGCGGTACCAGTTGCTATTATTGAACTCGTTGCGAAAGCAGGCAATGCATTGTTTCGTCTTATCGTTCCTTTTGTCGCAACCATTATTGGTATTGTTTTCACCCTTAGTTCGTTTGCGGCACTTGTAGGGATCACTATTATTGCGGGTGTATTGCTCTTTAATATTCAGTCTCCACAGATTATTTCAGACTTGCCATTACAAGAGTTAGCGGGTAATCCAGCGTATTATGTAGGTGTTGTTGCAGGATATTTTTCCACCTTTATCCCTGTATTGGTGGGGATCGTGGCAGGAATTTCGTTATTGTTACGACGAAATCTATTTAGCATCCTTTTAGGAACCGTTTTTGCTGGAATCTGGATCGTAGCTGTAACAACGTGGGTGATTTGTGGTGTGCAACTATCACCGTGGTTGAATGATCGTATCCAGGCAGCGCAAGATATGCCACAGGTAACAAAGAACCTTGAGCTAAAAGATTTTGATCGTGTCTACGCTGGATCATACGGAACATTTGTTATTAAAGAAGGTCCGGTTTTTTCTGTACAACTCAAAGGTACTCAAGCGGCAATTGATAATGCAGAAGCTACTACGGTTGATGGCGTTTTGTTTATCGCACAAACGCCGGTTAAACAACGAGGGATTTGTCTCTTTTGTCACAATCAACGTGTAACGGGAGAGATCACGATGCCAGTACTCAAGCAGTACAAAGGGTCGGGGATTGCGCGTGCAGATGTCGAAGGCTTCAAAGGTGATCTAGAATTACTCCTTACAGACGCAGCTAGATTTGATGGCGCTCGTCTCGATCTTGCAAAAATAACGTTACGACTCGAGGATGCTTCGCGAGCAAGTTTAGAAGGTAAGGCACTTGTACTTGACGCTGAGCTTACTGACGCGGCACGTCTTCAAGCAGATCAGTTAAGGGTGGATGTCATTACAATTAATACAAAGGACGCTGCACGTGCAGAG